In one Nicotiana tomentosiformis chromosome 6, ASM39032v3, whole genome shotgun sequence genomic region, the following are encoded:
- the LOC138893680 gene encoding uncharacterized protein produces MDCFATEKEIALSQLSSAESQLRGMKEKSSIQEKKIEELEARLASELAKSKSEAKKAKAEAEAIMAVYRADAKATQVQAREAAETAQTRAHWIAELAKCQSWRETLEEIHAQGFDLTEEIIKARERETDAGVLSSSSSDDDAESKSGSESGEDLDGEEAAPGENYEP; encoded by the coding sequence ATGGACTGCTTTGCTACAGAAAAAGAGATTGCTTTATCCCAATTGTCATCAGccgaaagtcagcttcgaggcatgaaggagaaaagctcaattcaagaaaagaaaatagaggagctcgaggctcggttggcttccgaacttgcaaagtCCAAGTCTGAAGccaaaaaggcaaaggccgaggcagaggcgatCATGGCTGTCTACCGGGCCGATGCTAAAGCCactcaagtccaagcgagagaggcagccgagaccgctcaaactcgagcacattggattgctgaactcgccaaatgccaatcttggagggaaaccctcgaggagatccacgctcaAGGTTTTGATCTTACTgaagagataataaaggctagagaGCGTGAGACTGATGCTGGAGTGTTGTCCTCCTCCTCCTCGGATGATGACGCCGAGAGCAAGAGCGGTTCCGAGAgcggggaggacctcgatggagaagaagctgcccccgGAGAAAATTAcgaaccttag